From a single Nicotiana tomentosiformis chromosome 2, ASM39032v3, whole genome shotgun sequence genomic region:
- the LOC138906036 gene encoding uncharacterized protein produces the protein MVRDCPRHRRGAPPQGPQAPQGSQAMVSTLVATPPAPPARGGGQAGRGHPRGGGQACCYAFPGRTDAFALAIVITSIVPVCHRDTSILFDPGSTYLYASSYFASYFDISRDALSALVYVSTPVRDSIMVDRVYQSCLVDSKRFPFIWSDECEESFQKLKTALTTVSIMVLPSVSGSYTVYCDALRIGVRCVLMQEGRVIAYTLCQLKSHEKNYPVNDLELATIVHVLKIRRQWKRLELLKWERITMDFVVGLPRTLRKFDAVWVIVDKLTKSAHFIPVMTTYSLEQLARIYIHEIVRLHSVPVSIISNRGTQFTSYFWRAV, from the exons atggtgagggactgtccCAGacataggaggggtgcacctccacagggtCCGCAGGCTCCACAAGGTTCACAAGCTATGGTGTCTACtctagttgccactccacctgcaccaccagctaggggtggaggtcaggcgggtagaggtcatcctagagggggaggccaggcatGTTGCTATGCTTTTCCAGGAAGGACCGATGCTTTTGCATTAGCTattgtgatcacaagtattgttccggtctgtcatagggatacatcaattttatttgatccgggttccacATATTTGTATgcgtcatcttactttgcttcatatttcgATATATCTCGTGATGCGTTGAGTGCCCTTGTATATGTGTCTACGCCTGTtagggattctattatggtagatcgtGTCTATCAGTCGTGTTTG GTTGACTCAAAAAGGTTCCCATTTAtatggtctgacgagtgtgaggagagctttcaaaagctcaagactgccttgaccacagttTCAATTATGGTTTTACCTTCAgtatcgggttcttatacagtttattgtgatgctttgcgGATAGGCGttaggtgtgtattgatgcaagagggtagagtgattgcttatactTTGTGTCAGTTGAagtcccatgagaagaactacccagtaaatgatttagagttggcaaccattgttcacgtgTTGAAGATTAGGAG GCAATGGAAGCGGTTAGAGCTAttaaagtgggagcgcatcaccatggattttgtagttggacttccaagGACCTTGAGAAAATTCGACgcagtgtgggtcattgtggacaagctaaccaagtctgcacattttattccagtcatgactacctactctttagagcagctggctcgaatttatattcatgagattgttcgtcttcatagtgtgcctgtgtctattatctcCAATCGAGGAACGCAGTTTACATCGTATTTCTGGAGAGCTGTGTAG
- the LOC138906037 gene encoding uncharacterized protein yields the protein MAPYEALYGRWCCSPVGWFEPGEARLLGTDLVRGVLEKVKLIQDRLRTTQSRQKSYVDRRACDIAFMVGERVLLRVLPMKDFISVQLDKDLTYVEEPMAIMEMQVLKLRSKNIALIKVQWRGKPVEEATWETKHDMRSPYPHLFGTSGCWSAGVAVIAIVSTSIAFTKLAGQYEISQL from the exons atggctccttatgaggccttatatgggaggtggtgttgttctccagttggttggttcgagcctggggaggctaggttattgggcactgatttggttagAGGTGTCTTGGAAaaagtgaagttgattcaggatcggcttcgtacaacacagtctaggcagaagagttatgttgatcgGAGGgcttgtgatattgcattcatggtaggAGAGAGGGTTCTTCTCAGAGTTTTACCAATGAAAG atttcatctcagtccaattggacaaggatttgacttatgttgaggaaccaatggctatcaTGGAAATGCAGGTCctaaagttgaggtcaaagaacattgcattAATAAAGGTACAATGGAGGGGTAAACCAgttgaggaggcgacctgggagaccaAGCACGATATGCGAAGTccttatcctcacctttttggcacttcag GTTGCTGGAGTGCTGGTgttgcagttatcgcaattgtgaGCACCAGCATCGCATTTACGAAGTTGGCAGGGCAATATGAGATATCGCAATTGTAA
- the LOC104087550 gene encoding uncharacterized protein isoform X2, protein MRANHQQLQHYQSHSKQGAINANFPLTIGSMQQDCNQNISLADHSKGERGKSASDEDEPSFTEDGLNDLNRGKKATPWQRVKWTDQMVRLLITAVSYIGEETAAEYGGRRKCSNLHKKGKWKSVSKVMAERGHFVSPQQCEDKFNDLNKRYKRLNEILGRGTSCEVVENPVLLDMLDHVSEKGKEEVRKILSSKHLHYEEMCSYHNGNRLHLPPDLELQRSLRLALTSRDEHDDNDVRKHLQDDNDEDDHETDMVEDQDEYEESHSLPREHRLHGMSGGFSKRIKQCQGHEIVTFGNSLTTLDGNRTFSSQPQKANTDANQMFSEGNKADILQKQWMDHRSFQLEEQKLQIQAQMLELEKERFNWKRFSRKKDIELEMMRMENERIKLENECMALELKRKEMLADNV, encoded by the coding sequence ATGAGGGCTAATCATCAACAGCTTCAGCATTATCAGTCTCATTCGAAACAAGGGGCAATTAATGCAAATTTCCCCCTCACTATAGGTAGTATGCAGCAGGACTGCAACCAGAATATTTCTTTGGCTGATCATAGTAAAGGCGAGAGGGGTAAGTCTGCAAGTGATGAAGATGAACCAAGTTTTACTGAAGATGGTCTCAATGACCTGAATAGGGGAAAAAAGGCAACCCCATGGCAGCGTGTGAAATGGACCGATCAGATGGTGAGGCTGTTGATAACTGCTGTTTCTTACATAGGCGAAGAGACTGCTGCAGAGTATGGTGGAAGAAGAAAATGCTCTAATTTGCATAAGAAAGGGAAATGGAAGTCAGTGTCAAAAGTCATGGCTGAAAGGGGTCATTTTGTTTCACCTCAACAGTGCGAGGATAAATTCAATGACCTAAACAAGAGGTACAAAAGACTCAATGAGATCCTTGGCAGAGGAACTTCCTGTGAGGTAGTTGAGAATCCTGTTCTTTTGGATATGCTGGATCACGTATCAGAGAAAGGAAAGGAGGAAGTTAGGAAAATCTTAAGTTCAAAGCATCTGCATTATGAAGAGATGTGTTCCTACCATAATGGGAACCGCTTACATCTGCCCCCAGACCTTGAACTGCAGCGTTCATTACGCTTGGCTCTTACAAGTAGAGATGAGCATGATGACAATGATGTTAGGAAGCACCTGCAAGATGACAATGATGAAGATGATCACGAAACTGACATGGTGGAGGATCAAGATGAGTATGAAGAGAGTCATAGCTTGCCTAGGGAGCACAGGTTACATGGGATGTCAGGAGGTTTTTCAAAGAGGATAAAACAATGCCAGGGTCATGAAATTGTTACTTTTGGTAATTCCTTGACTACTCTCGATGGTAATAGGACTTTCAGTTCTCAACCTCAGAAGGCAAACACTGATGCCAATCAAATGTTTTCCGAAGGCAACAAAGCTGATATTCTGCAGAAACAGTGGATGGATCATCGTTCGTTTCAGCTAGAAGAACAGAAGCTACAAATTCAGGCGCAAATGTTGGAATTGGAGAAAGAGCGTTTCAATTGGAAAAGATTTAGCAGGAAAAAGGACATTGAATTGGAAATGATGAGAATGGAAAATGAGAGGATTAAACTTGAGAATGAATGTATGGCATTGGAGTTGAAGCGAAAGGAAATGCTTGCTGACAATGTTTAG
- the LOC104087550 gene encoding uncharacterized protein isoform X1, with protein MMPGNSCFDLQGSMRANHQQLQHYQSHSKQGAINANFPLTIGSMQQDCNQNISLADHSKGERGKSASDEDEPSFTEDGLNDLNRGKKATPWQRVKWTDQMVRLLITAVSYIGEETAAEYGGRRKCSNLHKKGKWKSVSKVMAERGHFVSPQQCEDKFNDLNKRYKRLNEILGRGTSCEVVENPVLLDMLDHVSEKGKEEVRKILSSKHLHYEEMCSYHNGNRLHLPPDLELQRSLRLALTSRDEHDDNDVRKHLQDDNDEDDHETDMVEDQDEYEESHSLPREHRLHGMSGGFSKRIKQCQGHEIVTFGNSLTTLDGNRTFSSQPQKANTDANQMFSEGNKADILQKQWMDHRSFQLEEQKLQIQAQMLELEKERFNWKRFSRKKDIELEMMRMENERIKLENECMALELKRKEMLADNV; from the coding sequence ATGATGCCAGGGAATAGTTGTTTTGATTTGCAAGGCTCCATGAGGGCTAATCATCAACAGCTTCAGCATTATCAGTCTCATTCGAAACAAGGGGCAATTAATGCAAATTTCCCCCTCACTATAGGTAGTATGCAGCAGGACTGCAACCAGAATATTTCTTTGGCTGATCATAGTAAAGGCGAGAGGGGTAAGTCTGCAAGTGATGAAGATGAACCAAGTTTTACTGAAGATGGTCTCAATGACCTGAATAGGGGAAAAAAGGCAACCCCATGGCAGCGTGTGAAATGGACCGATCAGATGGTGAGGCTGTTGATAACTGCTGTTTCTTACATAGGCGAAGAGACTGCTGCAGAGTATGGTGGAAGAAGAAAATGCTCTAATTTGCATAAGAAAGGGAAATGGAAGTCAGTGTCAAAAGTCATGGCTGAAAGGGGTCATTTTGTTTCACCTCAACAGTGCGAGGATAAATTCAATGACCTAAACAAGAGGTACAAAAGACTCAATGAGATCCTTGGCAGAGGAACTTCCTGTGAGGTAGTTGAGAATCCTGTTCTTTTGGATATGCTGGATCACGTATCAGAGAAAGGAAAGGAGGAAGTTAGGAAAATCTTAAGTTCAAAGCATCTGCATTATGAAGAGATGTGTTCCTACCATAATGGGAACCGCTTACATCTGCCCCCAGACCTTGAACTGCAGCGTTCATTACGCTTGGCTCTTACAAGTAGAGATGAGCATGATGACAATGATGTTAGGAAGCACCTGCAAGATGACAATGATGAAGATGATCACGAAACTGACATGGTGGAGGATCAAGATGAGTATGAAGAGAGTCATAGCTTGCCTAGGGAGCACAGGTTACATGGGATGTCAGGAGGTTTTTCAAAGAGGATAAAACAATGCCAGGGTCATGAAATTGTTACTTTTGGTAATTCCTTGACTACTCTCGATGGTAATAGGACTTTCAGTTCTCAACCTCAGAAGGCAAACACTGATGCCAATCAAATGTTTTCCGAAGGCAACAAAGCTGATATTCTGCAGAAACAGTGGATGGATCATCGTTCGTTTCAGCTAGAAGAACAGAAGCTACAAATTCAGGCGCAAATGTTGGAATTGGAGAAAGAGCGTTTCAATTGGAAAAGATTTAGCAGGAAAAAGGACATTGAATTGGAAATGATGAGAATGGAAAATGAGAGGATTAAACTTGAGAATGAATGTATGGCATTGGAGTTGAAGCGAAAGGAAATGCTTGCTGACAATGTTTAG